From one Triticum dicoccoides isolate Atlit2015 ecotype Zavitan unplaced genomic scaffold, WEW_v2.0 scaffold217772, whole genome shotgun sequence genomic stretch:
- the LOC119345233 gene encoding BTB/POZ and MATH domain-containing protein 2-like: MANSSPSSVAGGTTSHTASTIIAEGVSGSHDLNIKGYSRTKGLGIGECITSEKFDVGGHHWCIKYYPDGEAKDDTDSVALHLWRDDTDGNDVTAIFTFSLLNGEGQPVSLHSHSSGRRTFRPKQGWGFATFIERKDLEDSPHLKDDCFSIRCDLTLTKEICTARAAPFVVVPPSNMHRQLLYLLTSRHAGDVTFKVGRQRFTAHRYILAARSSVFMAELFGPMKEKEATCIHIHEVEAKVFKAMLHFIYTDELPQIDDGEAMVMAQHLLVAADRYNLDRLKLMCEETLCNYISEDTAATTLALAEQHGCDGLRRACFAFLASLDNLKAVMASDGFAHLRSSCPSIIEKLVTNLAPC; this comes from the coding sequence ATGGCTAACTCGTCTCCGTCCTCCGTGGCCGGTGGGACAACGTCCCACACTGCGTCGACCATCATCGCCGAGGGCGTATCCGGGTCGCACGACCTAAACATCAAGGGCTACTCTCGCACCAAGGGGCTGGGCATCGGCGAATGCATCACATCCGAGAAGTTCGACGTCGGGGGCCATCACTGGTGTATCAAATACTACCCTGACGGTGAGGCCAAAGACGACACCGACTCGGTAGCACTGCACCTATGGCGTGATGACACTGACGGCAATGATGTCACGGCAATATTCACCTTCAGTTTGCTCAACGGGGAGGGGCAACCGGTGTCACTGCACAGCCATTCAAGTGGGCGTCGTACGTTCAGGCCCAAACAAGGATGGGGATTCGCTACGTTCATCGAGAGGAAAGACTTGGAGGACTCCCCTCATCTCAAAGATGACTGTTTCAGCATCAGGTGCGATCTCACTCTCACTAAGGAAATCTGCACCGCACGCGCTGCCCCGTTTGTAGTTGTGCCGCCGTCGAACATGCATCGGCAACTACTCTACCTCTTGACAAGCAGGCATGCAGGTGACGTGACTTTCAAGGTCGGCCGTCAGCGGTTCACGGCGCATAGGTACATCCTTGCTGCTCGGTCTTCGGTCTTCATGGCCGAGCTCTTTGGTCCCATGAAAGAGAAGGAGGCCACCTGCATACACATCCATGAAGTGGAGGCCAAGGTTTTTAAAGCCATGCTTCACTTCATTTACACCGACGAACTGCCTCAGATTGACGACGGGGAAGCTATGGTGATGGCACAACATTTGCTCGTAGCGGCTGACAGATATAACCTCGATAGGCTCAAGTTAATGTGCGAGGAGACCTTGTGCAACTACATCAGCGAAGACACAGCAGCCACCACGTTGGCGTTGGCTGAGCAGCATGGCTGCGATGGGCTCAGGAGGGCATGCTTCGCATTCCTCGCTTCACTCGACAATCTTAAGGCAGTCATGGCGAGTGATGGCTTTGCCCATCTGAGGAGCAGCTGCCCCTCCATCATAGAGAAGCTGGTCACCAACCTTGCTCCCTGCTGA